A single Vigna radiata var. radiata cultivar VC1973A chromosome 8, Vradiata_ver6, whole genome shotgun sequence DNA region contains:
- the LOC106771490 gene encoding protein SIEVE ELEMENT OCCLUSION B-like: MSAKSLLQNAENERNPLTMSDEQILEQIYSTHVHSDTKFDVDSLLTLVENTLRRSTHIVDNVVQGSHASLETMDDKIPQFKSPLCTLKQIASEMACKLPPSEETAHKTTLAILNKLSKYDWDAKAVLTLAAFALEYSDFWLLAQYQPTDPLAKSVAILKRVPFLTRPAALQKHRQAIAEVNNLVKATLQVIEVIFELEKLTSYDIKDVPALGLAIEQIPVDVYWAIITIVSVVTQIDCLITESEHKHELSHYGQKINIILSKLRKQITLCRQQIDEAEYYRKLKRLFQSPTEIIEVLKVLIFNKAAPQPLFHGATKTTVEMTVLKKKNVYLFISSLDITDEEISVLRPVYDSIKSKENYKIVWIPIVEAWTEQLHKKFEVLKSKMPWYVVQYSGMIAGYKYIKEEWQFKKNPMVVVLSPQGKVQHSNAFHLIQAHGTRAFPFTTFSEQQINNEINWVGSVVGNIHPIINGWVEGQKYILFYGGKDKEWIQQFTKYASALANDVAIKEAKISIELFCVEKEDKSLVKRFWSGIESLFVTKVQKPVDAVTQEVQKMLSYKNESGWALLSKGPSVVTSGHGIAVLKTVAEFEKWKEAIKKDFGLSFKEYHAKIAATTHRCSHLEIPNVAGKLPETIKCPDCPRVMEIFISYKCCHNDNNANAIQ, translated from the exons ATGTCTGCCAAGTCTCTCCTTCAAAATGCTGAGAATGAGCGTAATCCACTAACGATGTCGGATGAGCAGATTTTGGAGCAAATTTACTCAACCCATGTCCACAGTGACACAAAGTTTGATGTGGATTCTCTTTTAACCCTTGTTGAGAATACTCTCAGACGTTCAACCCACATTGTTGACAATGTTGTGCAG GGATCCCATGCAAGCTTGGAGACCATGGATGACAAGATCCCCCAATTCAAATCACCACTCTGTACCCTCAAACAAATTGCTTCTGAG ATGGCATGCAAGCTACCCCCAAGTGAGGAAACTGCTCACAAAACAACACTGGCCATACTTAACAAGCTCTCAAAATACGACTGGGATGCAAAAGCGGTGCTCACACTGGCGGCTTTTGCATTGGAATATAGCGACTTTTGGCTCCTGGCTCAGTATCAACCCACAGACCCTCTTGCCAAATCGGTGGCTATTCTGAAGCGTGTGCCATTTCTCACAAGGCCCGCTGCTCTTCAGAAGCATCGCCAAGCCATTGCTGAGGTCAACAATTTGGTGAAAGCAACGCTGCAAGTGATTGAGGTAATCTTTGAGTTGGAGAAGCTTACCAGTTACGACATAAAGGATGTACCTGCTTTAGGGCTTGCAATAGAGCAAATCCCTGTCGATGTTTACTGGGCTATCATCACCATCGTCTCTGTAGTTACTCAAATTGATTGTCTCATCACTGAATC AGAGCACAAACACGAATTGTCTCACTATGGTCAAAAGATCAACATTATACTCAGCAAACTCAGGAAGCAGATCACGCTCTGTAGACAGCAGATAG ATGAGGCAGAATATTATCGCAAGCTTAAAAGGCTTTTCCAAAGTCCCACTGAAATAATTGAAGTGTTAAAGGTTCTGATTTTCAACAAGGCTGCTCCTCAGCCTCTGTTTCATGGCGCTACCAAGACCACG GTGGAGATGACTGTGCTAAAAAAGAAGAACGTGTACCTGTTTATTTCTTCCCTAGACATCACTGATGAAGAGATTTCAGTACTGCGACCTGTTTATGATTCGATTAAAAGTAAGGAGAATTATAAGATTGTGTGGATTCCTATTGTGGAGGCATGGACTGAGCAGCTGCACAAGAAATTTGAGGTTTTGAAAAGCAAGATGCCATGGTACGTGGTGCAGTACTCTGGAATGATAGCAGGATACAAGTACATCAAGGAAGAATGGCAGTTCAAAAAGAACCCTATGGTTGTGGTGTTAAGCCCTCAAGGGAAGGTGCAACACTCCAACGCATTCCATTTGATTCAGGCTCATGGAACCAGGGCTTTCCCCTTTACAACTTTCAgtgaacaacaaataaataacgAAATCAATTGGGTTGGCTCTGTAGTAGGCAACATTCACCCCATCATAAACGGCTGg GTGGAAGGGCAGAAGTACATTCTCTTCTATGGAGGGAAGGACAAAGAATGGATCCAACAGTTCACAAAGTACGCGAGTGCCCTTGCAAATGATGTGGCTATAAAGGAGGCAAAGATTTCCATAGAGTTGTTTTGTGTGGAAAAGGAAGACAAAAGCCTGGTGAAGAGGTTTTGGAGTGGGATAGAGAGTTTGTTTGTGACTAAAGTTCAGAAGCCAGTTGATGCAGTGACCCAAGAAGTTCAAAAGATGCTTTCCTACAAGAATGAAAGCGGTTGGGCTCTCCTCAGCAAAGGGCCATCTGTGGTGACCAGTGGTCATGGAATCGCAGTCTTGAAGACTGTGGCGGAGTTTGAGAAATGGAAAGAAGCCATAAAAAAGGACTTTGGGTTATCCTTTAAAGAGTACCATGCAAAGATTGCGGCCACCACTCACCGTTGCTCACACCTTGAGATTCCTAATGTTGCAGGAAAGTTACCAGAGACCATCAAGTGCCCAGATTGTCCTAGGGTTATGGAGATTTTCATCAGCTATAAGTGCTGCCACAATGACAATAACGCCAATGCCATACAATAG
- the LOC106770581 gene encoding protein SIEVE ELEMENT OCCLUSION B, giving the protein MSAESLLQNAENERNPLTMSDEQILEEIYSTHVHSDTKFDVDSLLTLVENTLRRSTHIVDNVVQGSHASLETIDDKIPQFKSPLCTLKQIASEMACKLPPSEETAHKTTLAILNKLSIYDWDAKAVLTLAAFALEYSDFWLLAQYQPTDPLAKSVAILKRVPFLTRPAALQKHRQAIAEVNNLVKATLQVIEVIFELEKLTSYDIKDVPALGLAIEQIPVDVYWAIITIVSVVTQIDCLITESEHKHELSHYGQKINIILSKLRKQITLCRQQIDEAEYYRKLKRLFQSPTEIIEVLKVLIFNKAAPQPLFHGATKTTVEMSVLKKKNVYLFISSLDITEEEISVLRPVYDSIKSKENYKIVWIPIVEAWTEQLHKKFDILKSKMPWYVVQYSGIITGYKYIKEEWHFKKNPMVVVISPLSKVQHSNAFYLIQAHGIRAFPFTTFREQQINNEINWIASVVGNIHPIINSWVEGQKYILFYGGKDKEWIQQFTKYASALANDVAIKEAKISIELFCVEKEDKSLAKRFWSGIESLFVTKVQKPVDAVTQEVQKMLSYRNESGWALLSKGPSVVTSGHGISVLKTVAEFEKWKEAIKKDFGLSFKKYHAEIITPHRCSFLQIPNVSGTLPETIKCPGCPRVMEIFISYKCCHNENNANAIQ; this is encoded by the exons ATGTCTGCCGAGTCTCTCCTTCAAAATGCTGAGAATGAGCGTAACCCACTAACCATGTCGGATGAGCAGATTTTGGAGGAAATTTACTCAACCCATGTCCACAGTGACACAAAGTTTGATGTGGATTCTCTTTTAACCCTTGTTGAGAATACTCTCAGACGTTCAACCCACATTGTTGACAATGTTGTGCAG GGATCCCATGCAAGCTTGGAGACTATAGATGACAAGATCCCCCAATTCAAATCACCACTCTGTACCCTCAAACAAATTGCTTCTGAG ATGGCATGCAAGCTACCCCCAAGTGAGGAAACTGCTCACAAAACAACACTGGCCATACTTAACAAGCTCTCAATATACGACTGGGATGCAAAAGCGGTGCTCACACTGGCGGCTTTTGCATTGGAATATAGCGACTTTTGGCTCCTGGCTCAGTATCAACCCACAGACCCTCTTGCCAAATCTGTGGCTATTCTGAAGCGTGTGCCATTTCTCACAAGGCCCGCAGCTCTTCAGAAGCATCGCCAAGCCATTGCTGAGGTCAACAATTTGGTGAAAGCAACGCTGCAAGTGATTGAGGTCATCTTTGAGTTGGAGAAGCTTACCAGTTACGACATAAAGGATGTACCTGCTTTAGGGCTTGCAATAGAGCAAATCCCTGTCGATGTTTACTGGGCTATCATCACCATCGTCTCTGTAGTTACTCAAATTGATTGTCTCATCACTGAATC AGAGCACAAACACGAATTGTCTCACTATGGTCAAAAGATCAACATCATACTCAGCAAACTCAGGAAGCAGATCACGCTCTGTAGACAGCAGATAG ATGAGGCAGAATATTATCGCAAGCTTAAAAGGCTTTTCCAAAGTCCCACTGAAATAATTGAAGTGTTAAAGGTTCTGATTTTCAACAAGGCTGCTCCTCAGCCTCTGTTTCATGGCGCTACCAAGACCACG GTGGAGATGAGTGTGCTAAAAAAGAAGAACGTGTACCTGTTTATTTCTTCTCTAGACATCACGGAAGAAGAGATATCAGTACTGCGACCTGTTTATGATTCGATTAAAAGTAAGGAGAATTATAAGATTGTGTGGATTCCTATTGTGGAGGCATGGACTGAGCAGCTGCAcaagaaatttgatattttgaaaagCAAGATGCCATGGTACGTGGTGCAGTACTCTGGAATCATAACAGGATACAAGTACATCAAGGAGGAATGGCACTTCAAAAAGAATCCTATGGTTGTGGTGATAAGCCCTCTATCGAAGGTGCAACACTCCAACGCATTCTATTTGATTCAAGCTCATGGAATCAGGGCTTTCCCCTTTACAACTTTCAGGGAACAACAAATAAACAACGAAATCAATTGGATTGCCTCTGTAGTAGGCAACATTCACCCCATCATAAACAGCTGg GTGGAAGGGCAGAAGTACATTCTCTTCTATGGAGGGAAGGACAAAGAATGGATCCAACAGTTCACTAAGTACGCGAGTGCCCTTGCAAATGATGTGGCTATAAAGGAGGCAAAGATTTCCATAGAGTTGTTTTGTGTGGAAAAGGAAGACAAAAGCCTGGCGAAGCGGTTTTGGAGTGGGATAGAGAGTTTGTTTGTAACTAAAGTTCAGAAGCCAGTGGATGCAGTGACCCAAGAAGTTCAAAAGATGCTTTCCTACAGGAATGAAAGCGGTTGGGCTCTCCTCAGCAAAGGGCCATCTGTGGTGACCAGTGGTCATGGAATCTCAGTCTTGAAGACAGTGGCGGAGTTTGAGAAATGGAAAGAAGCCATAAAAAAGGACTTTGGGTTATCCTTCAAAAAGTACCATGCAGAGATTATCACTCCTCACCGTTGCTCATTCCTTCAGATTCCTAATGTTTCAGGAACGTTACCAGAGACCATCAAGTGCCCAGGTTGTCCTAGGGTTATGGAGATTTTCATCAGCTATAAGTGCTGCCACAATGAGAATAACGCCAATGCCATACAATAG
- the LOC106769758 gene encoding protein SIEVE ELEMENT OCCLUSION B: MATKHSLKSLFHRSSESDHNPLNMSDEQILEQIYSTHVHSHTKFDVDSLFVLVENTLRRSTLIVENVVQGSKLSLEQLEDKIPQANFNSPLCTLKQISSEMSCKPAGEEIAHKTTMTILVKLANYEWDAKAVLTLAAFAMEYGEFWLLAQHQPTDPIAKSVAFLKRVPELTRPAALQKHRQAIIELNNLVKTTLLVIELIFELEKLTTFDTKDVPALLPAIEQIPVDVYWAIITIVAIETQIDYLTTETGNKQDLSHYGQKINIILSKLRKQIMLCRQQIEEAEYHHRLRKFFQTPTEIMEVFKFLVFSKDAPHQLFDGATKTTVEITELKKKNVYLLISTLEITDEEISVLRPVYEYIKSNDQYKIVWIPIVEEWTEKLHKRFEVLKSKMPWYVVQHLGVIAGYKYIKEEWHFKRKPMVVVLNPQGKVQHANAFHLIHVYGMKAFPFTIADQERIDREIHWIGSVVGDSHPHISTWIREQKYILIYGGSDKEWIQQFTKYASSFANDGALKEANIQIELFCVEKEDKNFLRRFWSGIESLFVTKAHNTVDAVTQEVQRMLSYKNETGWAVLCKGSSVVMSGHGSTVLKTVSEFDKWKEAMLKKGFEPTFKEHHERIVRTTHRCVHLEIPNIAGKMPETIKCPECGRTMEIFISYKCCHTDSTSISIH; this comes from the exons ATGGCCACCAAGCATTCACTCAAGTCTCTCTTTCACCGAAGTTCAGAGAGTGATCACAACCCGTTAAACATGTCCGATGAACAGATACTGGAGCAAATTTACTCAACCCATGTCCACAGCCACACCAAGTTCGATGTCGACTCTCTTTTCGTTCTTGTCGAGAACACCCTTAGGCGTTCAACTCTCATTGTTGAAAACGTTGTTCAG GGATCCAAATTAAGTCTGGAGCAGCTAGAAGACAAGATCCCCCAAGCCAACTTCAATTCACCACTCTGCACCCTCAAGCAAATTTCATCCGAG ATGTCATGCAAGCCTGCCGGAGAGGAAATTGCTCACAAAACTACAATGACGATACTTGTGAAGCTTGCAAACTATGAGTGGGATGCAAAAGCGGTGCTCACACTGGCAGCTTTTGCAATGGAATATGGCGAGTTCTGGTTGCTTGCTCAGCATCAACCAACAGACCCTATTGCAAAATCTGTGGCTTTTCTCAAGAGAGTCCCGGAGCTCACAAGACCTGCAGCACTGCAAAAGCATCGCCAAGCCATTATAGAGCTCAACAATCTGGTCAAGACAACGCTGCTAGTGATTGAGCTAATCTTTGAGTTGGAGAAACTTACAACGTTCGACACAAAGGATGTGCCTGCTTTGTTGCCGGCAATAGAACAAATTCCTGTTGATGTCTACTGGGCCATCATCACCATCGTGGCTATTGAGACTCAGATTGATTACCTCACTACCGAAAC AGGGAACAAGCAGGATCTCTCCCACTATGGTCAAAAGATCAATATCATACTCAGCAAACTTAGGAAGCAAATCATGCTTTGCAGACAACAGATTG AGGAGGCAGAGTATCATCACAGGCTCAGGAAATTTTTTCAGACGCCTACTGAAATAATGGAGGTGTTTAAGTTTCTGGTTTTTTCGAAGGATGCcccacaccaactgtttgatggTGCCACTAAGACCACG GTTGAAATCACTgagctgaagaagaagaatgtgtACTTGTTGATCTCGACTCTAGAGATCACGGATGAAGAGATTTCAGTACTACGACCAGTGTATGAATATATCAAAAGCAATGATCAATATAAGATTGTGTGGATTCCCATTGTAGAGGAATGGACCGAAAAGTTACACAAGAGATTTGAGGTTTTGAAAAGCAAGATGCCGTGGTACGTGGTGCAGCACTTGGGAGTAATAGCAGGGTACAAGTACATTAAGGAGGAATGGCACTTCAAAAGGAAACCTATGGTTGTGGTGTTGAATCCTCAGGGAAAAGTGCAACATGCAAACGCTTTCCATCTGATTCATGTTTATGGAATGAAGGCCTTTCCCTTCACTATTGCTGATCAAGAGAGAATTGATAGAGAAATTCACTGGATTGGTTCGGTGGTAGGGGATTCTCACCCTCACATAAGCACCTGG ATAAGAGAGCAAAAGTACATTCTCATATACGGAGGAAGCGACAAAGAATGGATCCAACAGTTCACAAAGTACGCAAGTAGCTTTGCAAATGACGGCGCTCTAAAGGAGGCAAATATTCAAATAGAGTTGTTCTGTGTGGAAAAGGAAGATAAAAACTTTCTGAGGAGGTTTTGGAGTGGCATAGAGAGCTTGTTTGTGACGAAGGCTCACAACACAGTCGATGCAGTGACTCAAGAAGTGCAAAGGATGCTTTCTTACAAGAATGAAACTGGGTGGGCTGTCCTCTGCAAAGGGTCATCTGTGGTGATGAGTGGTCATGGAAGCACAGTGTTGAAGACAGTGTCCGAGTTTGACAAATGGAAAGAGGCTATGCTGAAAAAAGGGTTTGAGCCTACCTTCAAAGAGCACCATGAAAGGATTGTGCGCACCACACATCGCTGCGTGCACCTTGAAATTCCTAATATTGCAGGAAAGATGCCAGAGACCATTAAATGTCCCGAGTGTGGCAGGACAATGGAGATTTTCATCAGCTATAAATGCTGCCACACTGATTCTACTTCAATTTCCATACACTAG